In Corylus avellana chromosome ca2, CavTom2PMs-1.0, the following proteins share a genomic window:
- the LOC132171422 gene encoding kinesin-like protein KIN-14R: MVRAKNLVNGECTKSKLWLVDLAGSERLAKTDVQGERLKEAQNINRSLSALGDVISALATKSSHIPYRNSKLTHLLQDSLGGDSKTLMFVQISPSDQDLGETLSSLNFASRVRGIELGPVKKQIDTSELQKVKAMLEKARQESKSKDESLRKLEENLQNLESKAKGKDQFYKNLQEKIKELEGQIELKTVMHSQSEKQVSQLSERMKGREEICSNLQQKVKELEIKLIGQQQSESASFQQKVKELENKLKEQLQESESHTIILQHKVDELERKLKEQEQNSESVLLHQKIKELENKLRVQEQQLQCTHDCTDAVRATPNEGKTYIRDEFMNEIEHRILRSSNSVNRSMNQGSVRGNDSLHETRRKREQLRSADTENNIFVPSSLNDTKATRKSDPPKISRVMRTTKLVTAAQGPLTHKRTSTSRDQAQGVKERDAKKKIWSR, from the exons ATGGTAAGAGCAAAGAACTTGGTGAATGGGGAGTGCACCAAAAGCAAGCTTTGGCTTGTAGATTTGGCAGGTAGTGAGAGGCTTGCGAAAACTGATGTGCAAGGGGAGCGCCTGAAGGAAGcacaaaatataaatagatcACTTTCAGCTCTTGGAGATGTCATATCTGCTTTGGCAACTAAAAGTAGTCACATCCCATACAG aaactccaaattgacacATTTACTTCAAGACTCATTAG GGGGGGACTCCAAAACTTTGATGTTTGTACAAATCAGTCCTTCGGACCAGGATTTGGGTGAGACTTTGAGTTCTTTAAATTTTGCATCTCGGGTTCGAGGGATTGAGTTGGGCCCTGTGAAGAAGCAGATTGATACTAGCGAGCTTCAAAAGGTGAAAGCTATG cTTGAAAAGGCAAGGCAAGAATCCAAATCCAAAGATGAATCTTTAAGGAAGCTAGAAGAGAACTTACAGAACCTAGAGAGCAAGGCAAAAGGCAAAGATCAGTTTTACAAAAACTTACAGGAAAAGATCAAAGAACTTGAAGGGCAGATTGAGTTGAAGACAGTCATGCACAGCCAGTCTGAGAAACAAGTTTCGCAATTATCTGAGAGAATGAAAGGGAGAGAGGAAATCTGCAGCAATCTCCAGCAAAAG GTCAAAGAGTTAGAGATCAAGCTTATAGGACAACAGCAGTCAGAATCTGCATCTTTCCAGCAGAAG GTTAAGGAGCTTGAAAACAAGCTCAAAGAGCAATTGCAAGAGTCAGAGTCTCATACTATCATCCTTCAACATAAG GTGGATGAGCTGGAGAGAAAGCTGAAAGAGCAGGAACAAAATTCAGAGTCCGTCTTACTTCACCAAAAg ATTAAGGAGCTTGAAAACAAGTTGAGGGTGCAAGAGCAACAATTGCAGTGTACTCATGATTGCACTGATGCAGTTAGGGCTACTCCTAATGAAGGAAAAACCTATATAAGAGATGAATTCATGAATGAGATTGAGCATCGTATTCTGAGAAGTTCAAATTCAGTAAACCGCTCAATGAATCAAGGGTCTGTAAGAGGAAATGATTCTCTCCATGAGACGAGGAGGAAAAGAGAGCAGTTGAGAAGTGCTGATACAGAGAACAATATATTTGTACCCTCTTCTTTAAATGATACCAAGGCTACTAGGAAATCTGATCCACCTAAAATTTCAAGGGTCATGAGAACAACAAAGCTAGTCACTGCTGCTCAAGGGCCCTTGACTCACAAGAGGACTAGCACCAGCAGAGATCAGGCTCAAGGGGTGAAGGAGAGGGATGCCAAGAAGAAGATTTGGTCTAGATAG